A single Ziziphus jujuba cultivar Dongzao chromosome 11, ASM3175591v1 DNA region contains:
- the LOC107432610 gene encoding zinc finger BED domain-containing protein RICESLEEPER 1: MEISNESAIKKPKRLTSVVWNHFERVRKADICYAVCIHCSKKLSGSSNSGTTHLRNHLMRCLKRSNFDVSQLLVAKRRKKDSTISLTNMNYDESQRKDEYIKPAVMKFDQEQKKDEIVNLVSSKFDQERSRSDLARMIILHGYPLNMVDHVGFKVFVKNLQPLFDVVPNNDVEFSCMDIYRKERQKVYEMINKFHGRINLSVEMWSSPENAEFLCLTAHYIDEDWKLQKKIMNFVTLDPSHTQDLLSEVIIKCLTNWEIDSKLFALTFDDCSTDDDIVLKIKDRMSQSRPLSNNGQLFDVRSAAHVLNSIVQDAIEALGDVIQKIRGSVRHVRSSEVAQAKFLEVAQQVGIEYNKRLVLDSPIRWNSTYLMLETALEYRGVFSLLQEHDPAYTVALTDAEWEWATSFTGYLKLFVEITNVFSGNKCPTANIYFPEICDVHIQLIEWCKSTDDFLSSIALKMKSKFDKYWSKCSLNLALAAILDPRFKMKLVEYYYSQIYGSTALDRIKEVSDGIKGLFNAYSICSTMVDQGSALPGSSLPSTSNDTRDRLKGFDKFLHETSQSQSVISDLEKYLEEPVFPRNCDFNILNWWKVHTPRYPILSMMARDVLGTPMSTIGSELAFNTGGRVLDQCRSSLNPDTRQALICTQDWLQIDSQDFNPFSSHTARPLAIESS, from the exons ATGGAAATATCAAATGAGTCTGCCATTAAGAAACCAAAGAGGTTGACATCTGTTGTATGGAATCATTTTGAAAGAGTCAGAAAGGCTGATATATGTTATGCAGTTTGCATACATTGTAGTAAGAAACTCAGTGGATCAAGTAATAGCGGTACCACGCATCTGAGAAATCACTTGATGCGATGCCTGAAAAGATCAAATTTTGATGTGTCTCAACTACTTGTcgcaaagagaaggaaaaaggaTAGCACTATTAGCCTCACCAATATGAATTATGATGAATCACAGAGAAAAGATGAATACATTAAACCGGCAGTTATGAAGTTCGATCAAGAACAGAAAAAAGATGAAATTGTCAACCTTGTAAGTAGCAAGTTTGACCAGGAACGGAGTCGATCTGATCTTGCTCGTATGATTATATTACATGGTTACCCATTGAATATGGTTGATCATGTTGGATTCAAAGTTTTTGTCAAGAATCTTCAGCCATTGTTTGACGTTGTTCCAAATAATGATGTTGAGTTTTCTTGTATGGATATATATAGGAAAGAGAGACAGAAGGTGTATgagatgataaataaatttcatggTAGAATTAACCTTTCTGTTGAGATGTGGTCCTCCCCAGAGAATGCTGAGTTTTTATGTTTGACTGCACATTATATTGATGAGGACTGGAAactacagaagaagattatgAATTTTGTCACCCTTGATCCATCTCATACTCAAGACTTGCTTTCAGAAGTGATTATAAAGTGTCTGACAAACTGGGAAATTGACAGTAAGTTGTTTGCCTTGACATTTGATGATTGTTCCACTGATGATGACATTGTTCTAAAGATAAAAGACCGGATGTCACAAAGCAGGCCTCTCTCGAATAATGGCCAATTATTTGATGTGCGCTCTGCTGCACATGTTCTGAATTCAATAGTGCAAGATGCCATTGAAGCACTAGGAGATGTAATCCAAAAGATTCGAGGAAGCGTCAGACATGTCAGAAGTTCAGAAGTGGCACAAGCAAAGTTTCTTGAGGTTGCCCAACAAGTTGGAATCGAATATAATAAGAGATTAGTTCTTGATTCTCCAATTCGATGGAACTCTACCTACCTCATGCTTGAAACGGCCTTAGAATACAGGGGTGTATTTTCTCTGTTACAAGAGCATGATCCTGCCTATACAGTAGCTCTTACTGACGCAGAATGGGAATGGGCCACTTcctttactggttatttgaaacTATTTGTTGAAATCACAAATGTCTTTTCAGGCAACAAATGTCCAACTGCAAATATATACTTTCCCGAGATTTGTGATGTTCACATCCAATTAATTGAATGGTGCAAGAGCACAGATGATTTTCTTAGTTCGATAGCATTGAAAATGAAATCCAAGTTTGATAAATATTGGAGCAAATGCAGTTTGAATTTGGCACTAGCAGCAATTTTAGATCCCCGATTCAAAATGAAATTGGTTGAGTACTACTATTCCCAAATTTATGGTAGTACTGCTCTGGATCGAATCAAGGAAGTTTCTGATGGCATTAAGGGGCTTTTCAATGCATACTCTATCTGCTCAACAATGGTTGATCAAGGTTCAGCACTGCCTGGCAGCAGCTTACCTAGTACCAGTAATGATACGAGAGATAGACTTAAAGGCTTTGACAAATTCCTTCATGAGACATCTCAGAGTCAAAGTGTAATATCTGACttggagaaatatttggaaGAACCAGTCTTTCCCCGTAATTGTGATTTCAACATATTAAATTGGTGGAAGGTCCACACTCCCCGGTACCCTATCTTGTCCATGATGGCGCGTGATGTTCTGGGAACTCCTATGTCGACTATTGGGTCAGAATTAGCATTCAACACTGGTGGTAGAGTACTTGATCAATGTCGAAGTTCACTGAATCCTGATACTCGACAGGCTTTGATTTGCACCCAGGATTGGTTGCAGATAGATTCACAAG ATTTCAATCCATTCTCAAGCCATACTGCTCGACCTCTTGCTATTGAATCAAGTTAA
- the LOC107432593 gene encoding NADH kinase isoform X1, which produces MARRKLLMLFKPFDAYPVLESGSLSRITNPQELQMLRYLESRCKVHKNAVNFCQDILRSKPVEWEAISRNNLSQPIRDVDLVVTVGGDGTLLQASHFMDDSVPVLGVNSDPTQVKEVEEFNNEFDATRSTGHLCTATINNFEQVLDNVIEGRMLPSKLSRISILVNSQLLPTFALNDILIAHPCPAAVSRFSFRIKRNDQSFSPFVHCRSSGFRVSTAAGSTAAMLSAGGFPMPPLSRELQYMAREPISPGAAASLMHGFTKPNESMDFTWFSKEGDLYIDGSHVCYSIKYGDTIQISSKAPVLKVFLSQNLLSKNVT; this is translated from the exons atggCGAGGAggaaattgttgatgctgtttAAACCTTTCGATGCATACCCAGTTCTTGAATCGGGAAGTCTTTCACGCATCACCAATCCTCAG GAATTGCAGATGTTACGTTACTTGGAAAGCAGGTGCAAGGTGCACAAGAATGCCGTGAACTTTTGTCAGGATATCCTGCGGAGTAAGCCTGTCGAGTGGGAAGCAATATCGCGTAACAATCTATCACAACCTATACGTGATGTGGACCTGGTAGTTACTGTTGGAGGTGATGGCACACTTCTTCAGGCTAGCCATTTCATGGATGACTCAGTTCCTGTTCTAGGAGTTAATTCTGACCCCACACAAGTTAAAGAG GTGGAAGAGTTCAACAATGAGTTTGATGCTACTAGAAGTACAGGCCACCTTTGCACAGCAACCATCAACAACTTCGAACAA GTATTAGACAACGTAATCGAGGGTCGAATGCTTCCCTCCAAACTGTCAAGGATATCGATACTTGTAAATTCACAGCTGCTGCCTACATTTGCACTCAATGATATTTTAATTGCACATCCATGTCCAGCAGCAGTTTCTCGGTTCTCTTTCCG AATTAAAAGGAATGACCAGTCATTTTCCCCTTTTGTGCACTGCCGGTCAAGTGGCTTCAGAGTTTCAACAGCTGCAGGATCAACGGCTGCAATGCTCTCAGCAGGTGGATTTCCAATGCCCCCCTTATCTCGTGAACTTCAGTATATGGCGAGAGAGCCCATTTCTCCTGGAGCAGCCGCAAGCTTAATGCATGGATTTACAAAACCCAATGAGTCAATGGATTTTACATGGTTTTCTAAAGAGGGTGACTTGTATATTGATGGTTCTCACGTTTGCTACTCTATCAAATATGGGGATACCATTCAAATATCTTCCAAGGCCCCAGTTTTGAAGGTTTTCTTGTCCCAGAATTTGTTATCAAAGAATGTTACTTAG
- the LOC107432593 gene encoding NADH kinase isoform X2 produces MARRKLLMLFKPFDAYPVLESGSLSRITNPQMLRYLESRCKVHKNAVNFCQDILRSKPVEWEAISRNNLSQPIRDVDLVVTVGGDGTLLQASHFMDDSVPVLGVNSDPTQVKEVEEFNNEFDATRSTGHLCTATINNFEQVLDNVIEGRMLPSKLSRISILVNSQLLPTFALNDILIAHPCPAAVSRFSFRIKRNDQSFSPFVHCRSSGFRVSTAAGSTAAMLSAGGFPMPPLSRELQYMAREPISPGAAASLMHGFTKPNESMDFTWFSKEGDLYIDGSHVCYSIKYGDTIQISSKAPVLKVFLSQNLLSKNVT; encoded by the exons atggCGAGGAggaaattgttgatgctgtttAAACCTTTCGATGCATACCCAGTTCTTGAATCGGGAAGTCTTTCACGCATCACCAATCCTCAG ATGTTACGTTACTTGGAAAGCAGGTGCAAGGTGCACAAGAATGCCGTGAACTTTTGTCAGGATATCCTGCGGAGTAAGCCTGTCGAGTGGGAAGCAATATCGCGTAACAATCTATCACAACCTATACGTGATGTGGACCTGGTAGTTACTGTTGGAGGTGATGGCACACTTCTTCAGGCTAGCCATTTCATGGATGACTCAGTTCCTGTTCTAGGAGTTAATTCTGACCCCACACAAGTTAAAGAG GTGGAAGAGTTCAACAATGAGTTTGATGCTACTAGAAGTACAGGCCACCTTTGCACAGCAACCATCAACAACTTCGAACAA GTATTAGACAACGTAATCGAGGGTCGAATGCTTCCCTCCAAACTGTCAAGGATATCGATACTTGTAAATTCACAGCTGCTGCCTACATTTGCACTCAATGATATTTTAATTGCACATCCATGTCCAGCAGCAGTTTCTCGGTTCTCTTTCCG AATTAAAAGGAATGACCAGTCATTTTCCCCTTTTGTGCACTGCCGGTCAAGTGGCTTCAGAGTTTCAACAGCTGCAGGATCAACGGCTGCAATGCTCTCAGCAGGTGGATTTCCAATGCCCCCCTTATCTCGTGAACTTCAGTATATGGCGAGAGAGCCCATTTCTCCTGGAGCAGCCGCAAGCTTAATGCATGGATTTACAAAACCCAATGAGTCAATGGATTTTACATGGTTTTCTAAAGAGGGTGACTTGTATATTGATGGTTCTCACGTTTGCTACTCTATCAAATATGGGGATACCATTCAAATATCTTCCAAGGCCCCAGTTTTGAAGGTTTTCTTGTCCCAGAATTTGTTATCAAAGAATGTTACTTAG
- the LOC107432595 gene encoding E3 ubiquitin-protein ligase CCNB1IP1 homolog isoform X1, with the protein MRCNACWRELDGRAIATTCFHLLCTEDASKILANDGSCPACDQVLSKSHMKPVDVNPSDEWTNMAMAGVSPQILMKSAYRSVMFYMGQKELEMQYQMNRIVAQYRQKCEAMQEKFTEKLEQVHTAYQKMAKRCQMMEQEIETLSKDKQELQEKFAEKSRQKRKLDEMYDQLRSEYESVKRSAIQPANNFYSRNEPDLFSNPSNMMDNRESVRKDWRVNTPETPGPREDIWPARQNSSNSGGPFDISIGSPAKQAGVPVDTGNRRAGAHPVSNPSMTLRNLILSPIKRPQLSRSRPPHMFTL; encoded by the exons ATGAGATGCAATGCATGCTGGCGAGAACTGGACGGGCGAGCTATTGCCACGACCTGTTTTCACCTTTTGT GCACAGAAGATGCCAGCAAGATTCTTGCAAATGATGGATCATGTCCAGCTTGTGATCAAGTGCTGTCTAAGAG TCATATGAAACCTGTGGATGTCAACCCAAGTGATGAATGGACAAAT ATGGCCATGGCTGGAGTGTCCCCTCAGATAT TAATGAAGAGTGCATACAGAAGCGTGATGTTCTACATGGGACAGAAGGAATTGGAAATGCAGTACCAGATGAACCGAATAGTAGCTCAATACCGACAGAAATGTGAAGCAATGCAAGAAAAATTCACAGAAAAACTGGAGCAAGTGCATACTGCATACCAGAAAATGGCCAAGAGATGTCAAATGATGGAGCAAGAGATCGAGACCTTATCCAAAGATAAGCAAGAGCTCCAGGAAAAATTTGCAGAGAAATCTAG ACAGAAGAGGAAATTAGATGAAATGTATGATCAATTGAGAAGTGAGTACGAGTCAGTGAAAAGATCTGCTATCCAACCCGCAAATAACTTTTATTCAAGAAATGAGCCTGATTTGTTCTCCAACCCATCTAACATGATGGATAATAGAGAATCTGTTAGAAAAG ATTGGCGTGTTAACACTCCTGAAACTCCAGGGCCCAGAGAGGATATATGGCCGGCACGACAGAATAGTTCAAACTCAGGTGGTCCTTTTGATATTTCGATTGGCTCACCGGCTAAACAAGCTGGCGTGCCAGTTGACACTGGGAATAGAAGAGCTGGTGCTCACCCTGTTAGCAACCCCTCAATGACTCTAAGGAACTTGATACTTTCCCCAATAAAGCGGCCTCAGCTCTCTCGAAGCCGCCCCCCGCACATGTTCAC GTTATAG
- the LOC107432595 gene encoding E3 ubiquitin-protein ligase CCNB1IP1 homolog isoform X3, with translation MRCNACWRELDGRAIATTCFHLLCTEDASKILANDGSCPACDQVLSKSHMKPVDVNPSDEWTNMAMAGVSPQILMKSAYRSVMFYMGQKELEMQYQMNRIVAQYRQKCEAMQEKFTEKLEQVHTAYQKMAKRCQMMEQEIETLSKDKQELQEKFAEKSRQKRKLDEMYDQLRSEYESVKRSAIQPANNFYSRNEPDLFSNPSNMMDNRESVRKGPREDIWPARQNSSNSGGPFDISIGSPAKQAGVPVDTGNRRAGAHPVSNPSMTLRNLILSPIKRPQLSRSRPPHMFTL, from the exons ATGAGATGCAATGCATGCTGGCGAGAACTGGACGGGCGAGCTATTGCCACGACCTGTTTTCACCTTTTGT GCACAGAAGATGCCAGCAAGATTCTTGCAAATGATGGATCATGTCCAGCTTGTGATCAAGTGCTGTCTAAGAG TCATATGAAACCTGTGGATGTCAACCCAAGTGATGAATGGACAAAT ATGGCCATGGCTGGAGTGTCCCCTCAGATAT TAATGAAGAGTGCATACAGAAGCGTGATGTTCTACATGGGACAGAAGGAATTGGAAATGCAGTACCAGATGAACCGAATAGTAGCTCAATACCGACAGAAATGTGAAGCAATGCAAGAAAAATTCACAGAAAAACTGGAGCAAGTGCATACTGCATACCAGAAAATGGCCAAGAGATGTCAAATGATGGAGCAAGAGATCGAGACCTTATCCAAAGATAAGCAAGAGCTCCAGGAAAAATTTGCAGAGAAATCTAG ACAGAAGAGGAAATTAGATGAAATGTATGATCAATTGAGAAGTGAGTACGAGTCAGTGAAAAGATCTGCTATCCAACCCGCAAATAACTTTTATTCAAGAAATGAGCCTGATTTGTTCTCCAACCCATCTAACATGATGGATAATAGAGAATCTGTTAGAAAAG GGCCCAGAGAGGATATATGGCCGGCACGACAGAATAGTTCAAACTCAGGTGGTCCTTTTGATATTTCGATTGGCTCACCGGCTAAACAAGCTGGCGTGCCAGTTGACACTGGGAATAGAAGAGCTGGTGCTCACCCTGTTAGCAACCCCTCAATGACTCTAAGGAACTTGATACTTTCCCCAATAAAGCGGCCTCAGCTCTCTCGAAGCCGCCCCCCGCACATGTTCAC GTTATAG
- the LOC107432595 gene encoding E3 ubiquitin-protein ligase CCNB1IP1 homolog isoform X4 yields the protein MRCNACWRELDGRAIATTCFHLLCTEDASKILANDGSCPACDQVLSKSHMKPVDVNPSDEWTNMAMAGVSPQILMKSAYRSVMFYMGQKELEMQYQMNRIVAQYRQKCEAMQEKFTEKLEQVHTAYQKMAKRCQMMEQEIETLSKDKQELQEKFAEKSRQKRKLDEMYDQLRSEYESVKRSAIQPANNFYSRNEPDLFSNPSNMMDNRESVRKGPREDIWPARQNSSNSGGPFDISIGSPAKQAGVPVDTGNRRAGAHPVSNPSMTLRNLILSPIKRPQLSRSRPPHMFT from the exons ATGAGATGCAATGCATGCTGGCGAGAACTGGACGGGCGAGCTATTGCCACGACCTGTTTTCACCTTTTGT GCACAGAAGATGCCAGCAAGATTCTTGCAAATGATGGATCATGTCCAGCTTGTGATCAAGTGCTGTCTAAGAG TCATATGAAACCTGTGGATGTCAACCCAAGTGATGAATGGACAAAT ATGGCCATGGCTGGAGTGTCCCCTCAGATAT TAATGAAGAGTGCATACAGAAGCGTGATGTTCTACATGGGACAGAAGGAATTGGAAATGCAGTACCAGATGAACCGAATAGTAGCTCAATACCGACAGAAATGTGAAGCAATGCAAGAAAAATTCACAGAAAAACTGGAGCAAGTGCATACTGCATACCAGAAAATGGCCAAGAGATGTCAAATGATGGAGCAAGAGATCGAGACCTTATCCAAAGATAAGCAAGAGCTCCAGGAAAAATTTGCAGAGAAATCTAG ACAGAAGAGGAAATTAGATGAAATGTATGATCAATTGAGAAGTGAGTACGAGTCAGTGAAAAGATCTGCTATCCAACCCGCAAATAACTTTTATTCAAGAAATGAGCCTGATTTGTTCTCCAACCCATCTAACATGATGGATAATAGAGAATCTGTTAGAAAAG GGCCCAGAGAGGATATATGGCCGGCACGACAGAATAGTTCAAACTCAGGTGGTCCTTTTGATATTTCGATTGGCTCACCGGCTAAACAAGCTGGCGTGCCAGTTGACACTGGGAATAGAAGAGCTGGTGCTCACCCTGTTAGCAACCCCTCAATGACTCTAAGGAACTTGATACTTTCCCCAATAAAGCGGCCTCAGCTCTCTCGAAGCCGCCCCCCGCACATGTTCACGTAA
- the LOC107432595 gene encoding E3 ubiquitin-protein ligase CCNB1IP1 homolog isoform X2: MRCNACWRELDGRAIATTCFHLLCTEDASKILANDGSCPACDQVLSKSHMKPVDVNPSDEWTNMAMAGVSPQILMKSAYRSVMFYMGQKELEMQYQMNRIVAQYRQKCEAMQEKFTEKLEQVHTAYQKMAKRCQMMEQEIETLSKDKQELQEKFAEKSRQKRKLDEMYDQLRSEYESVKRSAIQPANNFYSRNEPDLFSNPSNMMDNRESVRKDWRVNTPETPGPREDIWPARQNSSNSGGPFDISIGSPAKQAGVPVDTGNRRAGAHPVSNPSMTLRNLILSPIKRPQLSRSRPPHMFT, from the exons ATGAGATGCAATGCATGCTGGCGAGAACTGGACGGGCGAGCTATTGCCACGACCTGTTTTCACCTTTTGT GCACAGAAGATGCCAGCAAGATTCTTGCAAATGATGGATCATGTCCAGCTTGTGATCAAGTGCTGTCTAAGAG TCATATGAAACCTGTGGATGTCAACCCAAGTGATGAATGGACAAAT ATGGCCATGGCTGGAGTGTCCCCTCAGATAT TAATGAAGAGTGCATACAGAAGCGTGATGTTCTACATGGGACAGAAGGAATTGGAAATGCAGTACCAGATGAACCGAATAGTAGCTCAATACCGACAGAAATGTGAAGCAATGCAAGAAAAATTCACAGAAAAACTGGAGCAAGTGCATACTGCATACCAGAAAATGGCCAAGAGATGTCAAATGATGGAGCAAGAGATCGAGACCTTATCCAAAGATAAGCAAGAGCTCCAGGAAAAATTTGCAGAGAAATCTAG ACAGAAGAGGAAATTAGATGAAATGTATGATCAATTGAGAAGTGAGTACGAGTCAGTGAAAAGATCTGCTATCCAACCCGCAAATAACTTTTATTCAAGAAATGAGCCTGATTTGTTCTCCAACCCATCTAACATGATGGATAATAGAGAATCTGTTAGAAAAG ATTGGCGTGTTAACACTCCTGAAACTCCAGGGCCCAGAGAGGATATATGGCCGGCACGACAGAATAGTTCAAACTCAGGTGGTCCTTTTGATATTTCGATTGGCTCACCGGCTAAACAAGCTGGCGTGCCAGTTGACACTGGGAATAGAAGAGCTGGTGCTCACCCTGTTAGCAACCCCTCAATGACTCTAAGGAACTTGATACTTTCCCCAATAAAGCGGCCTCAGCTCTCTCGAAGCCGCCCCCCGCACATGTTCACGTAA
- the LOC107432609 gene encoding B-box zinc finger protein 22 yields MKIQCNVCEVAEANVLCCADEAALCWACDEKVHAANKLASKHQRVPLASSSSHMPKCDICQEMVGYFFCLEDRALLCRKCDVAIHTANSFVAGHQRFLLTGVKVGLEPTEPGGSSCSGKSLSGEKRSETKSRPVSKRENLMPLAGEHNNVLPVHDGGVQDFVGPNVAFSGGSLDGGIPQWHMDDFIGLTEFNQNYEYMGNGSSKTDNGKLGDCDSSISKAAEEELDDDECLGQVPEATWTVPQIPSPPTASGLYWPKSSYSSFDCPVSVPDICYSPMENVPACQTNTFVSKRRRQF; encoded by the exons atGAAGATACAGTGCAACGTGTGCGAGGTGGCGGAGGCCAACGTTCTATGCTGTGCGGACGAAGCGGCGCTTTGCTGGGCTTGCGACGAGAAGGTTCACGCCGCCAACAAGCTCGCCAGCAAACACCAGAGGGTTCCTTTGGCGAGCTCTTCTTCTCATATGCCTAAATGTGATATCTGCCAG GAAATGGTTGGCTATTTCTTCTGTCTAGAGGATCGAGCTTTACTTTGCCGAAAATGTGATGTTGCCATACATACTGCTAATTCCTTTGTGGCTGGTCATCAAAGGTTCCTGCTAACGGGTGTGAAAGTTGGTCTTGAGCCTACTGAACCTGGTGGGTCCTCTTGTTCTGGCAAGTCACTCTCTGGGGAAAAAAGGTCAGAAACTAAATCTCGTCCTGTGTCTAAAAGGGAGAACCTAATGCCATTGGCTGGTGAGCACAACAATGTATTACCAGTCCATGATGGTGGAGTTCAAGACTTTGTAGGACCAAATGTGGCATTCAGTGGGGGTTCTTTGGATGGAGGCATTCCACAATGGCACATGGATGACTTTATTGGATTAACTGAATTTAATCAGAATTATGAGTACATGGGTAATGGATCATCCAAG ACTGATAATGGTAAGCTTGGGGATTGTGATTCGTCAATTTCAAAAGCAGCTGAGGAAGAGCTTGATGATGATGAGTGCCTAGGTCAGGTACCAGAGGCGACCTGGACAGTGCCACAGATACCTTCACCACCTACAGCCTCGGGTTTATACTGGCCAAAAAGTTCTTATAGTTCATTTGATTGTCCAGTGTCTGTTCCTGACATATGTTACTCCCCCATGGAAAACGTGCCCGCTTGTCAAACTAATACTTTTGTCTCGAAACGGCGAAGGCAATTCTAA
- the LOC107432600 gene encoding protein ROOT INITIATION DEFECTIVE 3 — protein MSRCLTRKTTMSSSSPYEIILTSSPDGPIIAHDASSGAILTHFSDSRSPRRGLAVAGNTFIAASHISPTTACGSIHLYNWWSSTAFHNLPVPEPVAPITATSDGALIFAGGLSGCVYALSLPSGDILKSLPSHSKPVSCLGISDDGSLLVSGSDDGTIAVVPIFQLMGSSENENSDYAIMQKFTAHSDSVTAIVFGSGLCTSQIISSSLDFTCKFWSLLRGTQLKTVSFRCGILGIVLDPTESEFYAAGSDGSVYKASINAGSRELANPGHELVEWTEKHEGPVVSLAMVKEGRNLITASEDGSVWVWDVERGKVVIELGNTMGSMISDMVVAKGISYGKGHGSGAGSDGSGAGSGGGGSNNGSEEWRIGFCGEELMMGLGMKETMEMEDVVRVAEKDRSRAIDMLESAIGMYEKLLELILKEAKGQNGGGGQ, from the coding sequence ATGTCTCGTTGCCTAACCAGAAAAACAACAATGTCATCTTCTTCCCCATACGAAATCATCCTCACAAGCTCGCCTGACGGTCCCATTATTGCCCATGACGCTTCCTCCGGCGCCATTCTAACCCATTTCTCCGATAGCCGGTCACCTCGCCGGGGACTCGCTGTCGCCGGCAACACCTTCATCGCCGCATCCCATATCTCCCCCACCACCGCTTGCGGTTCCATCCACCTCTACAACTGGTGGTCTTCCACCGCCTTCCACAACCTCCCTGTTCCCGAGCCCGTCGCTCCGATCACCGCAACTTCCGATGGGGCGCTCATCTTCGCCGGCGGACTCTCTGGCTGTGTTTATGCTCTCTCACTCCCATCTGGAGATATCCTAAAATCACTTCCTTCACACAGTAAACCCGTTTCTTGCCTCGGAATCAGCGACGACGGGTCGCTACTGGTTTCCGGCAGCGACGACGGCACCATTGCAGTCGTCCCGATCTTCCAACTCATGGGTTCGTCGGAAAATGAAAATTCCGACTATGCGATAATGCAAAAATTCACCGCGCATTCCGATTCGGTGACAGCCATTGTTTTCGGATCTGGACTCTGCACTTCCCAGATAATCTCTTCCTCGTTGGATTTCACCTGCAAGTTCTGGAGTCTCTTGCGCGGAACCCAACTCAAAACGGTGTCTTTTCGATGCGGCATTCTAGGAATTGTTCTCGATCCGACGGAATCGGAGTTCTATGCCGCTGGGTCAGATGGGTCGGTCTACAAAGCATCCATTAATGCCGGAAGCAGAGAATTAGCAAACCCAGGTCACGAACTGGTGGAATGGACGGAAAAGCACGAAGGTCCGGTCGTATCGTTGGCTATGGTGAAGGAGGGAAGGAATCTGATAACTGCTTCGGAAGATGGGAGCGTATGGGTTTGGGATGTTGAAAGAGGGAAAGTGGTAATAGAGCTTGGAAACACCATGGGAAGCATGATCAGTGATATGGTGGTGGCTAAGGGAATTAGTTATGGGAAAGGCCATGGAAGTGGTGCTGGTAGTGATGGAAGTGGTGCtggtagtggtggtggtggctcGAATAAtggaagtgaggaatggagaaTTGGGTTTTGTGGAGAAGAATTGATGATGGGTTTGGGAATGAAGGAGACGATGGAAATGGAAGATGTAGTGAGAGTTGCAGAGAAAGATAGGAGTAGAGCTATTGATATGCTTGAATCTGCCATTGGTATGTATGAGAAGCTTTTGGAACTTATTCTTAAGGAGGCCAAAGGACAAAATGGTGGTGGTGGGCAGTAG